The following coding sequences are from one Rutidosis leptorrhynchoides isolate AG116_Rl617_1_P2 chromosome 11, CSIRO_AGI_Rlap_v1, whole genome shotgun sequence window:
- the LOC139874434 gene encoding uncharacterized protein, translated as MGFRHRGWNSTCKIKRGRRRTNLDTNSGGVYCEIRKTPIEDIVNSIFPDFTQRQDDEDYLRERAILTPRNDDADEINKHMFKKLKGETMTFKSSDEICKGSTDALEQHQTYPVEFLNKLNFPGVPPHKLKLKIGQPIMLLRNVYPSAGMCNGTRLIITDFQKFVIQARIITGSHIGNMVIIPRIVLTSTQTKWPFVMQRIQFPVKPCYAMTINKSQGQSLQFVGLFLPKPVFSHGKLYVALSRVTNPNGLKIAIVNDNDEDFKHYTRNVVYKETFINLI; from the coding sequence ATGGGTTTTAGACATAGGGGATGGAATAGTACCTGCAAAATCAAAAGAGGGCGAAGACGAACCAACTTGGATACAAATTCCGGAGGGGTTTATTGTGAAATCAGAAAAACACCCATTGAAGACATCGTCAACAGCATATTCCCTGATTTTACTCAAAGGCAAGATGATGAGGACTATTTGCGTGAACGAGCAATTTTAACCCCGAGAAATGATGATGCAGATgagattaacaaacatatgtttaaAAAGCTAAAAGGTGAGACAATGACATTTAAGAGTTCGGACGAGATTTGCAAGGGATCAACTGATGCATTAGAACAACATCAAACCTACCCGGTTGAGTTCTTAAATAAGCTGAATTTCCCCGGTGTTCCTCCTCACAAGCTGAAACTCAAAATAGGCCAGCCCATAATGTTGTTACGAAATGTATATCCAAGTGCGGGCATGTGTAACGGAACCCGACTGATTATAACCGATTTTCAGAAATTCGTTATCCAAGCTCGGATCATTACCGGATCGCATATAGGAAATATGGTCATAATACCCAGGATTGTCCTGACTTCTACACAAACTAAGTGGCCGTTTGTCATGCAAAGAATACAATTCCCTGTAAAACCATGCTATGCAATGACCATCAACAAAAGCCAAGGCCAGTCTCTCCAATTCGTCGGTCTCTTTTTGCCTAAACCCGTTTTCAGCCATGGTAAACTATATGTTGCGCTTTCACGAGTAACGAACCCGAATGGCCTGAAAATAGCCATAGTAAATGACAACGATGAAGACTTTAAGCACTACACGAGAAATGTTGTCTACAAGGAGACTTTCATCAACCTAATTTGA
- the LOC139877864 gene encoding ATP-dependent DNA helicase PIF1-like: MLLNIVKGPRSFEEICTVDGRVRNTFKDACFAYGLLNDDQEWTEAISEARLWASGAQLRDLFVTMLLFCNVSSPLKLWELNWEALSEDILHKKRKHFKFPELILTETQIKNYCLVEIQAILNRNGKSLSDYQDLPQPDPSLLTKLDNRLIREELNYNVEEMRNLHESLFNSLNSEQLIIYENVVTSVKQQKGGLFFVYGPGGTGKTFLYNAILTKLRSESMAVLAVASSGIASLLLPGGRTSHSRFFIPLELMENSTCGIKQKSHLAELMHEVRLIIWDEAPMTQRYAFEALDKTLRDILGAKKEENRGKLFGGMPILLGGDFIQILPFIPKGKRQEVV, translated from the exons ATGTTGTTAAATATAGTAAAAGGCCCCCGATCGTTTGAAGAAATCTGTACAGTTGATGGTAGAGTACGAAACACATTTAAAGATGCTTGCTTCGCATATGGTCTGCTTAATGACGATCAGGAATGGACAGAAGCTATATCTGAAGCAAGATTGTGGGCCTCAGGTGCCCAACTTCGAGATTTGTTCGTCACCATGTTGCTCTTTTGTAATGTCAGCAGCCCATTAAAATTATGGGAACTAAACTGGGAAGCTTTGTCGGAAGATATTTTACATAAAAAAAGGAAACACTTTAAGTTCCCAGAGTTGATTCTCACTGAGACCCAAATAAAAAATTATTGTCTGGTTGAAATCCAAGCAATCCTTAATAGAAATGGGAAATCATTAAGTGACTACCAAGATCTTCCACAACCAGACCCTTCACTCCTTACGAAACTTGACAATCGTTTGATTCGAGAAGAATTAAATTACAATGTAGAAGAAATGAGGAATTTGCATGAGAGCCTTTTTAACTCTTTAAACTCAGAACAACTAATAATCTACGAGAACGTTGTCACATCAGTTAAACAGCAGAAAGGCGGGCTGTTTTTTGTGTATGGACCTGGAGGCACGGGGAAAACTTTCTTATACAACGCTATACTCACAAAATTAAGATCAGAAAGCATGGCAGTTCTTGCAGTTGCATCATCAG GAATCGCTTCATTGCTTTTACCCGGAGGTAGAACATCGCACAGCAGATTCTTCATACCGTTAGAATTGATGGAAAACAGCACCTGCGGTATAAAACAAAAATCACATTTAGCCGAGCTAATGCACGAAGTTAGATTAATAATCTGGGATGAAGCTCCAATGACTCAAAGATATGCATTTGAAGCATTAGACAAAACATTGAGAGATATTTTAGGCGCCAAAAAAGAAGAAAACAGAGGCAAATTGTTTGGAGGGATGCCTATCTTACTGGGAGGCGACTTCATACAAATCCTACCCTTCATACCGAAAGGCAAACGACAAGAGGTGGTTTAA
- the LOC139874435 gene encoding uncharacterized protein, with protein MDSDVLEDTSHYVQLSSFLNGSISIHSSKSVTSYGKTQTYCGLRIIQPSTLESGQALTTTYSCTEATKTVFPLSSLLHNSVTIQSTSNIMSDGKSSSYCGLKLTPNIRRQPGLSAPAKLPNQSLTEATTADPHNAHICSSKKGVMKKASNSSGSHVSYYNQGPPSYKCPTCNSTMWYEERSNKAKKTKRPTFSICCQNGKVLLPKLNDPPPLLKRLLDYTDPTTSKFREQIRIYNSMFCFTSFGAKIDHSLNKGRGPYTFRISGQTYHTIGSLMPQAGNQPRYAQLYFYDTQNETNNRMSAFLDPASRQIPDASITANLINMLNECSVVAQAFRMARDWSAQNTSSDFELWLLGKRPNSRQYNAPNVAEIAALVTSDFGHCNNARDIIVAKKNSAPKRISELHHLYMALQYPLLFPYGETGFHEQIPYHNNNGHRKTNRGYVTMREFYCYRIQHREMRAPLYLEVDTYFNNIWLMLIQLSKNKDYVMKGDTKAASIGKRIVLPSSHTCSPRYMIQNYQDAMALCREYENPDLFITFTSNPKWPEIDEMLSYIEGQKAPDRPEIIARLFKQKLDHLMADIMKHNIFGICRAAIYIIEFQKHGLPHVHMLIWLTRAYKCQTPSDIDDIISAEIPSETNDPKDYKAVTEYMLHGPCGGKNMDSPCIIDKKCSKHFPKPFYVETTIDEDGYPNYRRRNNGVKVAKGKGTLDNSFVVPYNRFMLLKYNAQINVEWCNRSRAIKYLFKYLNKGLDRATIVIQENLTTSTESEPEKIVEVDEIKNYLDCHYLSPCEAVWLIVSRYVIQKAFLPYYREKASKKQCSPSGLSLTNEMQTRENSLTQKSLNTTCGIKKPKPGPLENKGDALDVLYIHTQPLESVTI; from the exons ATGGATTCAG ATGTATTAGAAGATACAAGCCACTATGTACAACTCTCATCATTCTTGAATGGTTCTATCTCAATACACTCATCAAAATCAGTTACATCATATGGCAAAACACAGACTTATTGTGGTTTGCGAATAATCCAACCATCTACCCTCGAATCAG GCCAAGCATTAACCACAACATACTCATGCACCGAGGCAACTAAGACAG TTTTCCCTCTCTCCAGCTTACTACACAACTCAGTGACAATTCAATCGACATCCAATATTATGTCAGACGGAAAAAGCTCCTCATATTGTGGCTTGAAACTAACTCCCAATATACGTCGACAACCAG GTTTATCAGCACCCGCCAAGCTTCCAAACCAGTCACTCACGGAGGCAACTACAGCAG ATCCACATAATGCCCATATATGTTCTTCTAAAAAAGGAGTTATGAAGAAAGCATCCAACTCCTCAG GTTCTCATGTTTCGTATTATAACCAAGGACCTCCATCATATAAATGCCCAACTTGCAACAGCACAATGTGGTATGAAGAGAGGAGTAACAAAGCCAAGAAAACCAAAAGACCAACATTCTCCATTTGTTGCCAAAATGGCAAAGTACTCCTACCGAAACTCAATGATCCTCCACCATTGCTCAAACGGTTGCTTGATTACACTGATCCCACAACATCCAAATTCAGAGAACAGATAAGGATTTATAATAGTATGTTTTGCTTTACATCATTCGGAGCCAAAATAGACCACTCTTTAAACAAGGGAAGAGGACCATATACATTTAGAATAAGTGGTCAAACCTATCACACAATTGGTTCTCTTATGCCCCAAGCAGGAAATCAACCAAGGTATGCACAACTGTACTTTTACGACACCCAAAATGAAACTAACAATCGGATGTCTGCTTTCCTCGACCCTGCTTCCAGACAAATCCCCGATGCATCAATAACAGCAAACCTCATTAACATGTTGAATGAATGTAGCGTTGTAGCACAAGCATTTCGTATGGCCAGAGACTGGTCTGCTCAGAATACATCATCAGACTTTGAGCTTTGGCTGCTTGGTAAAAGACCAAACTCACGACAATATAACGCACCTAACGTAGCTGAAATAGCAGCCTTGGTTACGAGCGATTTTGGCCACTGTAATAATGCAAGAGACATAATTGTAGCAAAAAAAAACTCTGCTCCTAAGCGAATCTCAGAGCTTCACCATTTATACATGGCATTACAATACCCTTTGCTTTTTCCCTATGGAGAAACAGGCTTCCACGAACAAATCCCATACCATAATAACAATGGGCACAGGAAAACAAACCGAGGTTACGTAACCATGCGTGAGTTCTATTGTTACAGGATTCAACATCGAGAAATGAGGGCACCACTCTACTTAGAGGTGGACACTTATTTCAACAATATTTGGTTGATGCTTATACAGCTATCGAAGAACAAAGATTACG TAATGAAAGGCGACACCAAGGCAGCATCAATAGGAAAAAGGATAGTTTTACCCTCTTCCCATACATGTAGCCCACGATATATGATTCAAAACTACCAAGATGCAATGGCTTTATGCCGTGAATACGAAAATCCAGATTTATTCATCACCTTCACCTCTAATCCCAAGTGGCCAGAAATTGATGAGATGCTCAGCTATATTGAGGGTCAGAAAGCACCAGATCGCCCAGAAATTATCGCACGACTTTTCAAACAGAAGCTCGATCACCTTATGGCTGATATAATGAAACATAACATTTTCGGCATATGTCGAGCAG CTATATATATCATTGAATTTCAAAAACACGGCTTACCTCATGTTCATATGCTAATATGGTTGACACGTGCATATAAATGCCAAACACCGTCGGACATTGATGATATTATATCAGCTGAAATCCCCTCCGAAACAAATGATCCCAAGGATTACAAAGCAGTGACAGAATATATGTTACATGGGCCTTGCGGTGGGAAGAACATGGACTCCCCTTGCATCATTGATAAAAAGTGTTCAAAACATTTCCCAAAACCGTTTTATGTAGAAACAACAATAGACGAAGATGGATACCCAAACTATAGACGAAGAAACAATGGAGTGAAAGTCGCTAAAGGTAAAGGCACCCTTGATAACAGTTTCGTAGTACCTTACAATCGCTTTATGCTGCttaagtataatgcacaaataaatGTCGAATGGTGTAATAGATCTCGGGCAATTAAGTACTTATTTAAGTACTTAAACAAAGGGCTAGATAGAGCAACTATAGTCATACAAGAAAACCTGACAACTAGTACTGAGTCAGAACCCGAAAAAATAGTTGAAGTCGACGAAATCAAGAATTATTTAGACTGTCACTATTTGTCTCCATGTGAAGCTGTTTGGCTCAT AGTGTCACGCTACGTGATTCAAAAAGCCTTCCTGCCCTACTACAGAGAGAAAGCATCAAAGAAACAATGTTCACCGAGTGGTTTGAGCTTAACAAACGAGATGCAAACTCGAGAAAACTCACTTACGCAAAAATCCCTCAACACTACGTGTGGGATCAAAAAGCCAAAACCTGGACCATTAGAAAACAAAGGGGATGCATTGGACGTATTGTATATTCACACCCAGCCTCTGGAGAGCGTTACTATCTAA